The Urbifossiella limnaea genome has a window encoding:
- a CDS encoding bile acid:sodium symporter family protein, giving the protein MGEALDTVARLAVLVFVVASMAGAGLGLTTAAVVAPLRRGRLVAGSLVANFVIAPAVAYGLTRVVPLVEAHAAGLILLGGAAGAPFLPRLAAAARGDAAFAVGLMLLLMVGSVAFLPLALPLMIPGVEADPWPLLRPLLLTMLLPIAAGMAVRRWTPAKAALVRPVVERVATVFMVSAVLLLAGLNAGPMLGTFGSGATLTAMAFVAGAALAGYALGGPARETRAVLGVGTGQRNVAAALVIATQNFTDPGVVVMLLVATFAGLAVLLPAARVWARPAAEVGQ; this is encoded by the coding sequence GTGGGCGAGGCTCTAGACACCGTCGCGCGGCTGGCCGTCTTGGTGTTCGTGGTCGCCAGCATGGCCGGGGCCGGGCTCGGGCTCACGACCGCCGCCGTGGTCGCCCCGCTGCGGCGCGGCCGGCTCGTGGCGGGGTCGCTGGTGGCGAACTTCGTGATCGCCCCGGCTGTCGCATACGGGCTGACGCGGGTCGTGCCGCTGGTCGAGGCGCACGCGGCCGGGTTGATTCTCCTCGGCGGGGCGGCCGGCGCGCCGTTTCTGCCGCGGCTCGCCGCCGCGGCGCGGGGGGACGCGGCGTTCGCGGTCGGGCTGATGCTGCTGCTGATGGTGGGGAGTGTGGCGTTCCTACCGCTCGCGCTGCCACTGATGATCCCGGGCGTGGAGGCCGACCCGTGGCCGCTCCTCCGGCCGCTGTTGCTCACCATGCTCCTGCCGATCGCGGCCGGGATGGCGGTGCGGCGGTGGACGCCGGCGAAGGCGGCGCTCGTGCGGCCGGTCGTCGAGCGGGTCGCCACGGTGTTCATGGTCTCCGCCGTGCTGCTGCTCGCCGGGCTGAACGCCGGGCCGATGCTCGGCACCTTCGGCAGCGGCGCGACGTTGACCGCGATGGCGTTCGTGGCGGGGGCGGCGCTCGCAGGGTACGCCCTCGGTGGGCCGGCCCGCGAGACGCGTGCCGTCCTCGGCGTGGGGACCGGGCAGCGGAACGTGGCCGCGGCGCTGGTGATCGCCACCCAGAACTTCACCGACCCGGGGGTCGTGGTGATGCTCCTCGTCGCGACGTTCGCCGGTCTGGCCGTGCTGCTCCCCGCCGCGCGGGTGTGGGCACGTCCGGCGGCGGAGGTGGGCCAATGA
- a CDS encoding DUF2254 domain-containing protein, giving the protein MTWEQRYRLRLTVRTSLVPWAVTALAAALVANPAVRALDAATGWRVFGFTTDGARAVLGALAGSMLTFLVFVLSSVLIVVQLAAGQLTPRVIALVFAMRLVKVTLAAFTFTLVYTLAALSRVETAVPDLHVGVAVVLNLLCIVLFFVFVQELSGALRPSTMMQLVADRGRAVIDEVYPTAYDPARPEGPTRATLPAGPVRVVEYAGRSGSVLAFDAAGLSRAARDADSVVELVPQVGDFVAPGDPLVRVVGGKPADEAAVRGCVAVGPERTLEQDPRFAFRILVDVAARALSPAVNDPTTAVMALDQIASLLLLVGRRRLDEGLVRDAAGAVRVVYGTPDWPDFVTLAVSEVRHYGGGSIQVDRRLRALLDHLIGELPAARHAPLREELVLLGRAVERGFQDDTDRRRAAVGDQQGVGGSEG; this is encoded by the coding sequence GTGACGTGGGAGCAGCGCTACCGGCTACGGCTGACCGTCCGCACCTCGCTGGTGCCGTGGGCCGTCACCGCCCTCGCCGCGGCGCTGGTCGCGAACCCGGCCGTCCGCGCGCTCGACGCGGCCACCGGGTGGCGGGTGTTCGGCTTCACCACCGACGGGGCGCGGGCCGTGCTCGGGGCGCTCGCCGGGTCGATGCTCACGTTCCTCGTGTTCGTGCTGTCGTCGGTGCTCATCGTGGTGCAGCTCGCCGCCGGCCAGCTCACCCCGCGGGTGATCGCCCTCGTGTTCGCCATGCGGCTCGTCAAGGTAACGCTCGCCGCGTTCACGTTCACGCTCGTGTACACACTGGCGGCTCTGTCCCGCGTCGAGACGGCGGTGCCGGACCTGCACGTCGGCGTGGCCGTGGTGCTGAACCTGCTGTGCATCGTGCTGTTCTTCGTGTTCGTGCAAGAGCTGTCGGGGGCGCTCCGGCCGAGCACCATGATGCAGCTGGTCGCCGACCGCGGGCGCGCGGTGATCGATGAGGTGTACCCGACCGCCTACGACCCGGCCCGCCCCGAGGGGCCGACCCGGGCGACGCTGCCGGCCGGCCCCGTACGGGTTGTCGAGTACGCCGGCCGGTCCGGGTCGGTGCTGGCGTTCGACGCCGCCGGCCTGTCTCGTGCCGCGCGAGATGCCGACTCGGTCGTTGAACTGGTGCCGCAGGTGGGGGACTTCGTCGCCCCCGGCGACCCGCTAGTACGGGTGGTCGGGGGGAAGCCGGCAGACGAGGCCGCGGTGCGGGGGTGCGTCGCGGTCGGGCCCGAGCGGACGCTGGAGCAGGACCCGCGGTTCGCGTTTCGCATCCTGGTGGACGTGGCGGCCCGCGCGCTGTCGCCCGCCGTCAACGACCCGACGACGGCGGTGATGGCGCTGGACCAGATCGCCAGCCTGCTCCTGCTCGTCGGCCGCCGGCGGCTCGACGAGGGTCTCGTCCGCGACGCCGCCGGAGCGGTGCGGGTGGTGTACGGCACCCCGGACTGGCCGGACTTCGTGACTCTGGCGGTGAGCGAGGTGCGGCACTACGGCGGCGGCAGCATCCAGGTGGACCGCCGGCTTCGGGCGCTGCTCGATCACCTGATCGGCGAACTGCCCGCGGCCCGGCACGCGCCGCTGCGGGAGGAACTGGTGCTGCTCGGCCGGGCGGTCGAGCGCGGCTTCCAGGACGACACCGACCGGCGGCGCGCGGCCGTCGGCGACCAGCAGGGCGTCGGCGGGTCGGAGGGCTGA
- a CDS encoding glycogen/starch/alpha-glucan phosphorylase — translation MGKAKPAAAPSAKGPLEILQEYGCGSVPFSGANDALYERRLVFDHVIEPATATPREQFEALSAAVRDVLAQRWVETSRRHDTANPKQVYYLSMEFLIGRSLANNVANLLLSPLGAWFEKSKGVSLARLIEEEPDAGLGNGGLGRLAACCIDSLATLDVPAVGYGLRYDFGIFRQELRDGNQVEQPDPWLTEPDPWEVARPGEQVTVPVGCTFEVRHGDVRVKHAQPMNILGVPYDRPVVGYGGRTINTLRLWRAASPNVFDFGEFSGGDFFGAVGDRVLAESVTRVLYPDDSTARGRSLRFLQEYFLVRCSLDDIVKRFRRRGNDWAALPDKVAIQLNDTHPAMAVPELLRILLDEAGLGWDQAWDLTVRTLAYTNHTLLPEALEKWPVELFEALLPRHLELVYEINRRFLGDVAAKHPGDEGRLARVSLIEEGGARKVRMANLAIVGTHSTNGVAAIHSELLRTATVPDFAEVFPERFNNKTNGVTPRRWLLLANPDLAALLTDAVGPEWVTNLAHLRKADGLADDPAFRAKFLVAKRAAKLRFVDWLKATAGIAVDPDTLFDVQIKRIHEYKRQLLNAIQVVVWYNRLRANPSLAVPPRTVLFAGKAAPAYHLAKVIIKLVAAIGKVVNADPATRGKLRVEFLPNYSCTLAEHLIPAADLSEQISTAGYEASGTSNMKFMMNGALTVGTRDGANIEIAEEAGQENVFMFGLTADQVLGGRGWYNPQWHYENEPETRAALNLIFDNHFCPDEPGAFEAIRETLLGKGDYYMHLADLTEYVETQRGVMALYADRDAWAKKAVHNVARSGKFSSDRTIFEYCRDVWRAGPCRPA, via the coding sequence ATGGGGAAGGCGAAGCCGGCGGCCGCGCCCTCGGCGAAAGGTCCCTTGGAAATCCTCCAGGAGTACGGGTGCGGGTCGGTCCCGTTCTCCGGTGCGAACGACGCCCTGTACGAGCGGCGGCTCGTGTTCGACCACGTCATCGAGCCGGCCACGGCGACGCCGCGCGAGCAGTTCGAGGCGCTGTCCGCGGCCGTCCGCGACGTACTCGCCCAGCGCTGGGTCGAGACCTCGCGCCGCCACGACACGGCGAACCCGAAGCAGGTCTACTACCTGTCGATGGAGTTCCTGATCGGCCGGTCGCTGGCGAACAACGTCGCCAACCTGCTGCTGTCGCCGCTCGGCGCGTGGTTCGAAAAGTCGAAGGGGGTGAGCCTGGCACGGCTGATCGAGGAGGAGCCGGACGCCGGCCTCGGCAACGGCGGCCTCGGTCGCCTCGCCGCGTGCTGCATCGACTCCCTCGCCACCCTCGACGTGCCCGCCGTCGGCTACGGCCTGCGGTACGACTTCGGCATCTTCCGCCAGGAGCTCCGCGACGGGAATCAGGTCGAGCAACCGGACCCGTGGCTGACGGAACCGGACCCGTGGGAGGTCGCCCGCCCCGGCGAGCAGGTCACGGTCCCCGTCGGATGTACGTTCGAGGTCCGCCACGGCGACGTCCGCGTCAAACACGCCCAGCCGATGAACATACTCGGCGTCCCCTACGACCGGCCGGTCGTGGGGTACGGCGGGCGGACGATCAACACCCTCCGGCTGTGGCGCGCCGCGTCCCCGAACGTCTTCGACTTCGGCGAGTTCAGCGGCGGCGACTTCTTCGGCGCGGTCGGCGACCGGGTGCTGGCCGAGTCCGTCACGCGCGTCCTGTACCCCGACGACTCGACCGCCCGCGGCCGCTCGCTGCGGTTCCTCCAGGAGTACTTCCTCGTCCGCTGCTCGCTCGACGACATCGTGAAGCGCTTCCGCCGCCGTGGCAACGACTGGGCGGCTCTGCCCGACAAGGTGGCGATCCAGCTGAACGACACCCACCCCGCGATGGCCGTCCCGGAGTTGTTGCGCATCCTGCTCGACGAGGCGGGCCTCGGCTGGGATCAGGCTTGGGACCTCACCGTCCGCACGCTGGCGTACACGAACCACACCCTGTTGCCGGAAGCGCTGGAGAAGTGGCCGGTCGAGCTGTTCGAAGCGCTCCTGCCGCGGCACCTGGAACTGGTCTACGAGATCAACCGCCGCTTCCTCGGCGACGTGGCCGCGAAGCACCCCGGCGACGAGGGCCGGCTGGCGCGGGTGAGCCTCATCGAAGAGGGCGGGGCGCGGAAGGTGCGGATGGCGAACCTGGCCATCGTCGGCACCCACAGCACCAACGGCGTCGCCGCGATCCACTCGGAGTTGCTCCGGACGGCGACCGTACCCGATTTCGCAGAAGTGTTCCCCGAGCGGTTCAACAACAAGACCAACGGCGTCACCCCGCGGCGCTGGCTGTTGCTCGCCAACCCCGACCTCGCCGCGTTGCTGACGGACGCCGTCGGCCCCGAGTGGGTGACAAACCTGGCGCACCTGCGGAAGGCTGACGGGTTGGCCGACGACCCCGCGTTTCGCGCGAAGTTCCTTGTCGCCAAGCGGGCGGCGAAACTGCGCTTCGTGGATTGGCTGAAGGCGACCGCGGGGATCGCCGTCGACCCCGACACGCTGTTCGACGTGCAGATCAAACGCATCCACGAGTACAAGCGGCAGTTGCTGAACGCGATTCAGGTCGTCGTCTGGTACAACCGGCTGCGCGCGAACCCGTCACTCGCGGTGCCGCCCCGGACGGTGCTGTTCGCCGGCAAGGCGGCTCCGGCGTACCACCTGGCGAAGGTCATCATCAAGCTCGTGGCCGCCATCGGGAAGGTGGTCAACGCCGACCCCGCCACCAGGGGTAAGTTGCGGGTCGAGTTCCTGCCGAACTACTCCTGCACCCTCGCCGAGCACCTGATCCCCGCGGCCGACCTGTCGGAGCAGATCTCGACCGCAGGGTACGAAGCAAGCGGCACGAGCAACATGAAGTTCATGATGAACGGGGCGCTGACGGTGGGTACCCGGGACGGCGCGAACATCGAGATCGCCGAGGAGGCGGGGCAGGAGAACGTGTTCATGTTCGGCCTGACCGCCGACCAGGTGCTCGGCGGCCGCGGCTGGTACAACCCGCAATGGCACTACGAAAATGAGCCCGAGACGCGGGCTGCGCTGAACCTGATCTTCGACAACCACTTCTGCCCGGACGAGCCGGGGGCGTTCGAGGCGATCCGCGAGACGCTGCTGGGGAAGGGCGACTACTACATGCACCTCGCCGACCTGACGGAGTACGTGGAGACGCAGCGGGGCGTGATGGCGCTGTACGCCGACCGCGACGCCTGGGCGAAGAAGGCGGTCCACAACGTGGCCCGGTCGGGGAAGTTCTCGAGCGACCGGACGATCTTCGAGTACTGCCGCGACGTGTGGAGGGCCGGCCCGTGCCGGCCGGCGTAA
- a CDS encoding LOG family protein, giving the protein MTPASPQDGLIPLSDERAALNVIGKAVLGLWDTVNTLTRLRPTRRERYRVTIFGSARVAADHWVYGAIRDLAAELTRLGCDIVTGGGPGLMQAANEGVKLSDPDGTHQKSVGIRVELPFEQNVNAFVTDSYEHKTFFTRLHHFVLVSDAFVVTPGGIGTALEALMVWQLLQVRHLRDTPLILAGHFWDGLLAWAKDAMLRPDIPLVSPGDLDIPVVLTDGPAIVAAIRDHHARWLARQGAPA; this is encoded by the coding sequence ATGACTCCCGCCTCGCCCCAGGATGGTCTCATCCCGCTGTCCGACGAGCGGGCCGCTCTGAACGTGATCGGCAAGGCCGTCCTCGGCTTGTGGGACACGGTGAACACGCTCACCCGCCTGCGGCCGACGCGGCGGGAGCGGTACCGGGTGACGATCTTCGGGTCGGCCCGGGTCGCCGCCGACCACTGGGTGTACGGCGCCATCCGCGACCTGGCCGCCGAGTTGACGCGGCTCGGGTGCGACATCGTGACCGGCGGCGGTCCCGGGCTGATGCAGGCGGCCAACGAGGGCGTCAAGCTCTCCGACCCGGACGGCACGCACCAGAAGTCCGTCGGCATTCGCGTCGAGCTGCCGTTCGAGCAGAACGTGAATGCGTTCGTGACCGACTCCTACGAGCACAAGACGTTCTTCACGCGGCTGCACCACTTCGTGCTGGTGTCGGACGCGTTCGTGGTGACACCCGGCGGCATCGGCACGGCGCTGGAAGCGCTGATGGTGTGGCAGCTGCTCCAGGTGCGGCACCTGCGCGACACTCCGCTCATCCTCGCGGGCCACTTCTGGGACGGGCTGCTGGCGTGGGCGAAGGACGCGATGCTGCGGCCCGACATCCCGCTGGTGAGCCCGGGCGACCTGGACATCCCGGTGGTGCTGACCGACGGCCCGGCAATTGTTGCCGCAATCCGTGACCACCACGCCCGCTGGCTGGCCCGGCAGGGCGCCCCGGCGTAG
- a CDS encoding acetate/propionate family kinase encodes MADAVLVINAGSSSLKFAAFPAAGGDALMRGTVDRLPADGHDQALTVALDRCKTDLRDHRLIGVGHRVVHGGVKHSSPARIDAAVLAELDGLTPLAPLHQPHGLAAVRAVTRLAPDLPQVACFDTAFHRAQPEVAQRFGLPRRFHDAGVRRYGFHGLSYEYVASVLPGVDPGAAAGRTIVAHLGNGASLCALLGGRSVATTMGFTPTDGLLMGTRCGAIDPGVPIYLMNHYGMRVDHVGHLFDFESGLLGVSGLSADMRELLASADPHAAEAVELFVYRIGREIGSLAAAIGGLDALVFTGGIGENSAVVRDRVCAAAAWLGPVRTHVIPTDEERMIADHTRRLLVRPGATP; translated from the coding sequence ATGGCCGACGCGGTTCTCGTCATCAACGCCGGTTCGTCCAGCCTGAAGTTCGCGGCGTTCCCGGCCGCGGGCGGTGACGCCCTCATGCGCGGAACGGTGGACCGACTCCCCGCCGACGGTCACGACCAGGCACTGACCGTGGCGCTGGACCGCTGCAAAACCGACCTCCGCGACCACCGCCTGATTGGCGTCGGCCACCGGGTGGTTCACGGCGGTGTCAAGCATTCGTCACCGGCCCGGATCGACGCCGCGGTGTTAGCCGAACTCGACGGCCTGACCCCGCTCGCCCCGCTCCACCAGCCGCACGGCCTCGCCGCCGTCCGGGCGGTGACCCGGCTCGCCCCGGACTTGCCGCAGGTCGCGTGCTTCGACACGGCGTTCCACCGCGCGCAGCCGGAGGTCGCACAGCGATTCGGGTTGCCGAGGCGGTTCCACGACGCGGGTGTCCGGCGGTACGGGTTCCACGGCCTGTCGTACGAATACGTCGCGTCCGTCCTGCCCGGCGTCGATCCGGGTGCAGCCGCCGGCAGAACGATCGTGGCTCACCTCGGCAACGGCGCCAGTCTGTGTGCGCTACTCGGCGGGCGAAGCGTGGCTACGACGATGGGGTTCACCCCCACCGACGGTTTGTTGATGGGCACCCGCTGCGGGGCCATCGACCCCGGCGTACCGATTTACCTGATGAACCACTACGGCATGCGTGTGGACCACGTCGGGCACCTGTTCGACTTCGAGTCGGGACTTCTGGGCGTGTCCGGTCTCTCGGCCGACATGCGTGAGCTGCTGGCGAGCGCCGACCCGCACGCGGCCGAGGCGGTGGAGTTGTTCGTGTACCGCATCGGGCGTGAGATCGGGTCACTGGCCGCGGCCATCGGCGGGCTAGACGCGCTGGTCTTCACCGGCGGCATCGGCGAGAACTCGGCCGTCGTTCGCGACCGCGTGTGCGCTGCGGCCGCGTGGCTCGGTCCGGTGAGGACGCACGTGATCCCGACCGACGAGGAGCGAATGATCGCCGACCACACCCGCCGGCTCCTCGTCCGGCCAGGAGCAACACCATGA
- a CDS encoding phosphoketolase family protein: protein MPPTPAAPASISAFGPARATVAGTPLSADEARKIDAYWRACNYLALGMTYLKANPLLKEPLKPEHIKDRLLGHWGASPGLAFCYIHLNRAIKAHDLDVVFMAGPGHGAPGVLGPCYLEGSYSEVYPDCSEDEAGLLQFFRQFSFPGGIGSHCTPETPGSIHEGGELGYVLSHACGAAFDNPDLIVAAVAGDGESETGPLATSWHINKFLNPIRDGAVLPILHLNGYKINNPTIWARVPHDEIEAFFRGTGWTPYFVEGSDPATMHQAMAATIDKCVAEIRAAQKQARTSGQAFRPRWPMIVLRTPKGWTSPGESGGHKLEGSWRSHQVPMADVKKDKGRLKQLEDWLRAYKPEELFDDKGRFSPEIKALSPVGTRRIGSNPHANGGLLKKALLMPDFRQYGVKVEKPGTTEAENCKPLGVFLRDVMKANMQHFRVFGPDENTSNKLQAVYEVSKKLWLEEYFPEDADGTELAVDGRVIEMLSEHTLEGMFEGYVLTGRHGFFSTYEAFAHVIGSMFNQHAKWLTICNHLSWRAKVPSVNLLITSTVWRQDHNGFTHQDPGFLDLVVNKSAAVTRIYLPPDVNSLLSVADHCLRSENYFNVIVSDKQNHLQYLSMDDAIVHCTKGVGIWAKASTDQGHEPDVVMASAGDIPTKEALAAVDLLRQEFPDLKLRFVNVVDLFKLQPDTEHPHGLSDKDFDSLFTTDKPVIFAFHGYPWLIHRLAYRRKNHPNLHVRGYKEKGNINTPLELAIQNQLDRFTLAMDVIDRVPRLKIAGAHAKEKFRNEQIACVNYSHEHGVDKPDAAGWKWPY from the coding sequence ATGCCCCCGACCCCCGCGGCGCCGGCCTCGATCAGCGCCTTCGGCCCGGCCCGGGCCACCGTCGCCGGCACGCCGCTCTCGGCCGACGAGGCTCGCAAGATCGACGCCTACTGGCGGGCGTGTAATTACCTCGCGCTCGGGATGACGTACCTGAAGGCCAACCCCCTGCTCAAGGAGCCGCTCAAGCCCGAGCACATCAAGGACCGCCTTCTCGGTCACTGGGGCGCGAGCCCCGGCCTAGCGTTCTGCTACATCCACCTGAACCGGGCGATCAAGGCGCACGACCTGGACGTGGTGTTCATGGCCGGCCCCGGCCATGGCGCCCCCGGAGTGCTCGGCCCGTGCTACCTGGAGGGGAGCTACAGCGAGGTCTACCCCGACTGCTCCGAGGACGAGGCCGGCCTGCTCCAGTTCTTCCGGCAGTTCTCCTTCCCCGGCGGGATCGGCAGCCACTGCACGCCCGAGACGCCGGGCAGCATCCACGAGGGCGGCGAACTCGGGTACGTCCTCTCGCACGCCTGCGGCGCGGCGTTCGACAACCCGGACCTGATCGTCGCGGCCGTGGCCGGCGACGGCGAGAGCGAGACCGGCCCGCTGGCGACGAGCTGGCACATCAACAAGTTCCTCAACCCGATCCGCGACGGGGCGGTGCTGCCGATCCTGCACCTGAACGGGTACAAGATCAACAACCCGACCATCTGGGCGCGGGTGCCGCACGACGAGATCGAGGCCTTCTTCCGTGGCACCGGCTGGACCCCGTACTTCGTCGAGGGCTCCGACCCGGCCACGATGCACCAGGCGATGGCCGCCACGATCGACAAGTGCGTCGCCGAGATCCGCGCCGCCCAGAAGCAGGCCCGCACGTCCGGCCAGGCGTTCCGCCCGCGGTGGCCGATGATCGTGCTCCGCACGCCGAAGGGGTGGACCAGCCCGGGCGAGTCCGGCGGGCACAAGCTGGAGGGGAGTTGGCGGTCGCACCAGGTGCCGATGGCCGACGTGAAGAAGGACAAGGGCCGGCTCAAGCAGCTGGAAGACTGGCTCCGCGCCTACAAGCCGGAGGAACTGTTCGACGACAAGGGGCGGTTCAGCCCCGAGATCAAGGCACTGTCCCCCGTGGGTACCAGGCGGATCGGCTCCAACCCGCACGCCAACGGCGGGCTGCTGAAAAAGGCGCTCCTCATGCCGGACTTCCGGCAGTACGGGGTGAAGGTCGAGAAGCCGGGTACGACTGAGGCCGAGAACTGCAAGCCGCTCGGCGTGTTCCTCCGCGACGTGATGAAGGCGAACATGCAGCACTTCCGGGTGTTCGGCCCGGACGAGAACACGTCGAACAAGCTCCAGGCTGTCTACGAGGTGTCGAAGAAGTTGTGGCTCGAAGAGTACTTCCCCGAGGACGCCGACGGCACCGAGTTGGCGGTGGACGGGCGGGTCATCGAGATGCTCTCGGAGCACACCCTGGAGGGGATGTTCGAGGGGTACGTGCTGACCGGCCGGCACGGGTTCTTCAGCACGTACGAGGCGTTCGCCCACGTCATCGGGTCGATGTTCAACCAGCACGCCAAGTGGCTGACGATCTGCAACCACCTGTCGTGGCGGGCCAAGGTGCCGTCGGTGAACCTGCTCATCACCAGCACCGTGTGGCGGCAGGACCACAACGGGTTCACCCACCAGGACCCCGGGTTCCTCGACCTGGTGGTGAACAAGAGCGCGGCCGTCACCCGCATCTACCTGCCGCCGGACGTGAACTCGCTCCTGTCGGTCGCGGACCACTGTCTGCGGAGCGAGAACTACTTCAACGTGATCGTGTCCGACAAGCAGAACCACCTCCAGTACCTGAGCATGGACGACGCGATCGTCCACTGCACGAAGGGCGTCGGCATCTGGGCGAAGGCCAGCACCGACCAGGGCCACGAGCCGGACGTGGTGATGGCGTCGGCCGGCGACATCCCGACGAAGGAGGCGCTGGCCGCCGTGGACCTGCTCCGGCAGGAGTTCCCGGACCTGAAGCTGCGGTTCGTGAACGTGGTGGACCTGTTCAAACTCCAGCCCGACACCGAGCACCCGCACGGGCTGAGCGACAAGGACTTTGACAGCCTGTTCACCACCGACAAGCCGGTGATCTTCGCCTTCCACGGCTACCCGTGGCTGATCCACCGGCTGGCCTACCGCCGCAAGAACCACCCGAACTTGCACGTCCGCGGGTACAAGGAGAAGGGGAACATCAACACCCCACTGGAGCTGGCGATCCAGAACCAGCTCGACCGGTTCACCCTGGCGATGGACGTGATCGACCGCGTACCGCGGCTCAAGATCGCCGGCGCGCACGCCAAGGAGAAGTTCCGCAACGAGCAGATCGCGTGCGTGAACTACTCCCACGAGCACGGCGTGGACAAGCCCGACGCGGCTGGCTGGAAGTGGCCGTACTGA
- a CDS encoding BON domain-containing protein — protein MNDCSVIVDLQPAVTAARQALAQTSYGWLQRVEVVLEAGRLVLRGEVPSFYLKQLAQVAVLALPDVPGLRNELRVTSGV, from the coding sequence ATGAACGACTGCTCCGTTATAGTGGACCTTCAACCGGCAGTGACCGCCGCCCGCCAGGCGCTCGCGCAGACCAGCTACGGCTGGCTCCAGCGGGTCGAGGTCGTCCTGGAAGCCGGCCGCCTCGTCCTCCGGGGCGAGGTCCCGAGCTTTTACTTGAAGCAACTCGCGCAAGTGGCCGTGCTGGCGCTCCCGGACGTACCGGGTCTGCGCAACGAGCTCCGGGTCACCAGCGGGGTCTGA
- a CDS encoding L-lactate dehydrogenase: MKVGIVGSGLVGSTAAYAMVMRGVGREIVLVDMNAARAEAEAADIRHAVPFAHAHEVRAGGYADLAGCLAVVLCAGVGQKPGETRLSLLQRNAAVFAEVVPAVLAAAPDAVLVVATNPVDVMTHLAARAAAAAGVPAGRVLGSGTTLDTARFRSLLGGHCGVDPHHVHGYVIGEHGDSEVLTWSLVTVGGMPLEAFAQLRGVDLSEPLRCEIDSQVRRAAYTIISGKGATYYGVGSALARVVEAVIHDQRSILTVCTPAAEVAGVADVTVSLPRLVGRAGVAETFPLPLTPDEHARLQASAAVIRQALDELGSQP; the protein is encoded by the coding sequence ATGAAGGTCGGAATCGTCGGGAGTGGGCTGGTCGGATCGACCGCGGCGTATGCCATGGTGATGCGCGGTGTCGGCCGCGAGATCGTGCTGGTCGACATGAACGCGGCCCGCGCCGAAGCCGAGGCGGCCGATATCCGCCACGCTGTCCCGTTCGCGCACGCCCACGAGGTTCGTGCCGGCGGCTACGCCGACCTGGCCGGATGCCTGGCCGTCGTGCTCTGCGCCGGAGTCGGGCAGAAGCCGGGTGAGACGCGGCTAAGCCTGTTACAGCGGAACGCGGCCGTCTTCGCCGAGGTCGTCCCTGCCGTGCTCGCCGCCGCCCCGGACGCGGTGCTCGTCGTCGCAACCAACCCGGTGGACGTGATGACCCACTTGGCCGCGCGGGCCGCGGCCGCGGCGGGTGTGCCAGCCGGGCGGGTGCTCGGGTCGGGCACCACGCTCGATACCGCCCGGTTCCGGTCGCTCCTCGGGGGTCACTGCGGCGTCGACCCGCACCACGTTCACGGGTACGTCATCGGCGAGCACGGCGACTCCGAGGTGCTGACGTGGTCGCTGGTGACCGTCGGCGGGATGCCACTCGAGGCGTTCGCCCAGCTCCGCGGCGTCGACCTTTCCGAGCCGCTCCGGTGCGAAATCGACTCCCAGGTGCGCCGGGCCGCGTACACAATCATCTCGGGCAAGGGCGCGACGTACTACGGCGTCGGGAGCGCCCTGGCCCGGGTGGTCGAGGCGGTGATCCACGACCAGCGTTCCATCCTGACGGTGTGCACTCCGGCCGCGGAGGTTGCCGGTGTCGCCGACGTGACCGTGTCGCTCCCGCGCCTGGTCGGCCGGGCGGGGGTGGCAGAGACCTTCCCGCTCCCACTGACTCCCGACGAACACGCCCGACTCCAGGCCAGCGCCGCGGTCATCCGGCAGGCGCTCGACGAACTCGGGAGTCAACCATGA